In Paenibacillus guangzhouensis, a single window of DNA contains:
- a CDS encoding FliH/SctL family protein has translation MSNLIKSSQYVAVKDLKYIEKIQYAQGLSPEMAIVDESEVQAKREAEYEKIRKQIMDEAAFVAEEEVRHATDEAERIVEAAKAEAEEWWQERRQEDEQLIEMSKLDGFERGYQEGLEQAQEATRQQVEQMLAEAKAILEQAYLAKDQIIQEAEPFLVNLSCAIAEKIVDKHLSMEQDYAVELIRKQLTRKREQGMITLCVAPEHLAFVQAAREELILSIDSQAELQILPDSSVTDWGCVIRSSYGSIDARIDTQLTEVKKHLLQIALHQDDRSQEDDHA, from the coding sequence TTGTCTAATTTGATCAAATCATCTCAATATGTCGCGGTGAAAGATTTGAAGTATATTGAGAAAATTCAATATGCGCAAGGTCTCTCACCGGAGATGGCTATCGTAGACGAGAGCGAAGTTCAAGCGAAGAGAGAAGCTGAATACGAGAAGATTCGTAAACAAATTATGGATGAAGCAGCGTTCGTGGCGGAAGAGGAAGTGCGACATGCCACGGATGAAGCTGAACGCATCGTTGAGGCTGCAAAAGCTGAAGCCGAAGAATGGTGGCAAGAGAGGCGTCAAGAGGACGAGCAGCTCATCGAGATGTCGAAGCTAGATGGTTTTGAACGAGGTTATCAGGAAGGGCTGGAGCAAGCACAGGAGGCTACACGTCAGCAAGTGGAGCAAATGCTTGCAGAAGCCAAAGCAATACTCGAACAGGCCTATCTTGCCAAGGATCAAATCATTCAAGAGGCGGAGCCTTTTCTCGTGAATTTAAGTTGTGCGATTGCTGAGAAAATCGTAGACAAGCATCTATCCATGGAACAAGATTACGCCGTGGAATTAATTCGTAAGCAATTAACACGGAAGAGAGAACAGGGAATGATCACGCTTTGCGTGGCGCCAGAACATCTGGCATTCGTCCAGGCTGCTCGGGAGGAATTAATTCTATCCATTGATTCTCAAGCTGAGCTGCAAATTCTTCCGGATTCTTCCGTAACCGACTGGGGATGTGTGATTCGATCCTCTTATGGAAGCATCGATGCACGAATTGATACACAACTCACAGAAGTTAAGAAACATTTGCTTCAAATTGCACTGCATCAGGATGATCGCTCGCAGGAGGATGATCATGCTTAA
- the flgB gene encoding flagellar basal body rod protein FlgB: MNLLSGASFERLQGAIDTSNLRQKVIANNIANADTPNFKRSDVSFESMLEQEMDRNSSSLIGNRTDSRHFYIGPQSGSMVSPQVTTDETTVYNNNLNNVDMDKEMSQLAQNQLKYNALIQQLNHDIKMKRVVLEGR, from the coding sequence GTGAATTTGCTTAGCGGCGCAAGCTTTGAACGCTTACAAGGCGCGATCGACACCTCGAATTTACGCCAGAAAGTCATTGCGAACAACATTGCCAATGCAGATACGCCGAATTTCAAGAGATCTGACGTCTCCTTCGAAAGTATGTTGGAACAAGAAATGGATCGAAATTCCTCTTCACTCATCGGCAATCGGACGGATTCCCGGCATTTCTATATCGGACCCCAGTCCGGTTCGATGGTATCACCTCAAGTGACTACGGATGAGACAACGGTGTACAACAATAATCTCAACAATGTCGACATGGATAAAGAAATGTCACAGCTAGCTCAAAACCAATTGAAGTATAATGCCCTCATTCAACAACTCAATCACGATATTAAGATGAAACGCGTCGTACTCGAAGGGAGATAA
- the flgC gene encoding flagellar basal body rod protein FlgC, which translates to MNISNSFNISASALTAQRLRMDVVSSNIANAETTRGRYVDGKFEPYRRKMVVMQPYQEGSFASALQSELGEPDVGKGVKITQIKEDQAPFKQVYNPTHPDADSNGYVSMPNVDVLKEMVDMISATRAYESNVTALNASKSMFMKALEIGK; encoded by the coding sequence TTGAACATTAGTAACAGCTTTAATATTAGTGCTTCTGCATTGACCGCTCAGCGTCTGCGAATGGATGTCGTCAGTTCCAATATTGCGAATGCGGAGACTACGCGTGGCAGGTATGTTGATGGTAAATTCGAACCTTATCGACGGAAGATGGTTGTCATGCAGCCATATCAGGAGGGAAGCTTCGCGAGCGCGCTTCAGTCTGAGCTCGGTGAGCCAGATGTCGGAAAGGGAGTGAAAATTACTCAAATCAAAGAAGATCAGGCGCCATTCAAGCAAGTCTATAATCCAACGCATCCTGATGCAGATTCGAATGGATACGTGAGTATGCCTAACGTTGATGTACTGAAGGAAATGGTGGATATGATTTCTGCGACAAGGGCTTATGAGTCGAACGTAACGGCACTAAATGCATCGAAGTCGATGTTTATGAAAGCACTTGAGATTGGTAAATAA
- the hslV gene encoding ATP-dependent protease subunit HslV, with the protein MEMAFHATTICAVRHQGKGAIAGDGQVTFGNAMVMKQHAKKVRRLYRGQVVAGFAGSVADAITLFEKFEGKLEEHHGNLQRSAVELAKEWRSDRVLRKLEAMMIVMDHSGLLLISGNGEIIEPDDGILAIGSGGSFALSAARALQRHAPEMEAKEMAKASLQIASEICVYTNGNIIVEEI; encoded by the coding sequence ATGGAAATGGCATTTCACGCAACGACGATTTGTGCCGTACGACATCAAGGGAAGGGAGCTATTGCAGGAGACGGTCAAGTGACTTTCGGTAATGCAATGGTGATGAAGCAGCACGCGAAAAAGGTCCGTAGACTATATCGTGGGCAAGTTGTTGCAGGCTTCGCAGGTTCCGTAGCGGATGCGATTACGCTATTCGAGAAATTTGAAGGCAAGCTGGAAGAACATCATGGAAACCTTCAGCGTTCTGCAGTTGAACTCGCCAAAGAATGGCGCTCAGATCGCGTTCTTCGGAAACTTGAAGCCATGATGATCGTAATGGATCATAGTGGATTGTTATTGATCTCGGGGAATGGTGAGATTATCGAGCCAGATGATGGCATTCTTGCGATCGGATCAGGCGGATCATTTGCATTATCAGCAGCGCGAGCATTACAGCGTCATGCCCCAGAGATGGAAGCCAAGGAGATGGCGAAGGCGTCGCTTCAAATTGCTTCGGAGATCTGCGTATATACGAACGGTAATATTATCGTCGAGGAAATATGA
- the fliE gene encoding flagellar hook-basal body complex protein FliE, whose product MIQNNLLAGVTPKLTTNIAQNTATPAEVTKQFSEFLGDALNQVDAQEKNVHKMSDKFILGQVNVDQLMIASEQATLSLQLTTQIRNKVIEAYQDIMRTQI is encoded by the coding sequence ATGATTCAGAATAATTTGTTGGCAGGCGTAACGCCGAAGCTGACAACGAACATCGCACAGAATACTGCAACACCAGCAGAAGTTACTAAACAGTTTAGTGAGTTTTTGGGTGATGCATTGAATCAAGTCGATGCACAAGAGAAGAACGTACATAAAATGAGCGATAAATTCATTCTTGGCCAAGTGAATGTTGATCAATTAATGATCGCATCCGAACAGGCGACGCTTAGTCTTCAGCTGACGACACAAATACGCAATAAAGTGATCGAAGCGTATCAAGACATTATGCGTACGCAAATCTAA
- the hslU gene encoding ATP-dependent protease ATPase subunit HslU — protein sequence MSNQSLTPRQIVAELDKYIVGQKKAKKSVAVALRNRYRRSLLDESLRDEIVPKNILMIGPTGVGKTEIARRLAKLVQAPFVKVEATKFTEVGYVGRDVESMVRDLIETAIRMVKSERMEQVKDKAEEMANERIVQILVPSASKNKNQKNPFEMLFGNNGNTQQQEEAEPQDSNVTERRRQVRFNLLAGKLENDTIEIDVEDAAPNMMDMFAGQGNEQMGMNMQEMFGSLMPKRTKRRKLSIKEARKVLIQEEAGKLVDMDDVTQESIRRAEQSGIIFIDEIDKVASAGRGSGPDVSREGVQRDILPIVEGSTIMTKYGPVKTDYILFIAAGAFHIAKPSDLIPELQGRFPIRVELSSLSLDDFVSILTEPKNALTKQYADLLRTEDIEIEFSAEAIREIAHIAATVNQNTENIGARRLHTILEKLLEDLSFEAPELTLDKMTITPEYVREKLGDIAQNRDLSQYIL from the coding sequence ATGAGTAATCAATCATTAACACCGCGTCAGATCGTTGCGGAATTGGATAAGTATATTGTTGGCCAGAAAAAGGCGAAAAAATCGGTTGCTGTTGCATTACGGAATCGTTATCGTCGAAGCTTGCTCGATGAGTCGCTTCGAGATGAAATTGTGCCGAAAAATATTTTGATGATTGGACCAACTGGGGTGGGGAAGACAGAAATCGCTCGCAGACTCGCGAAATTGGTTCAAGCGCCATTCGTGAAGGTTGAAGCAACGAAATTTACAGAGGTCGGTTATGTGGGCCGTGATGTAGAATCGATGGTCCGTGATCTAATCGAGACTGCGATTCGTATGGTGAAGTCAGAACGAATGGAACAGGTGAAGGACAAGGCAGAAGAAATGGCTAACGAGCGAATTGTTCAAATCCTCGTTCCGTCAGCGTCGAAGAACAAGAATCAGAAGAATCCATTCGAAATGTTATTCGGTAATAATGGGAATACGCAACAGCAGGAAGAGGCAGAGCCGCAAGATTCGAATGTTACTGAGCGTCGCCGTCAAGTACGTTTTAATCTGCTTGCTGGCAAGCTTGAGAATGATACAATTGAGATTGACGTCGAGGATGCGGCGCCGAATATGATGGATATGTTCGCTGGTCAAGGGAATGAACAGATGGGCATGAATATGCAAGAAATGTTCGGCAGCTTGATGCCTAAACGAACGAAACGCCGTAAATTATCGATTAAAGAGGCACGCAAAGTGTTGATTCAAGAAGAAGCCGGAAAATTGGTTGATATGGATGATGTGACGCAAGAGTCTATTCGAAGAGCAGAGCAATCTGGCATTATTTTTATTGATGAGATCGATAAAGTTGCTAGTGCAGGCCGAGGATCGGGTCCAGATGTGTCACGAGAAGGCGTACAGCGTGATATCCTGCCTATCGTAGAAGGATCAACGATCATGACCAAATACGGGCCTGTGAAGACGGACTATATCTTGTTTATCGCAGCAGGAGCCTTCCATATTGCGAAGCCTTCGGATCTGATCCCAGAGCTTCAAGGTCGATTCCCGATTCGGGTTGAGCTTAGCAGCTTATCCCTGGATGATTTTGTATCGATTTTAACGGAGCCGAAGAACGCATTAACGAAGCAATACGCTGATCTTCTGCGCACAGAAGATATTGAAATTGAATTTTCCGCGGAAGCCATACGGGAGATTGCGCATATTGCTGCAACGGTGAATCAGAATACAGAAAATATTGGCGCACGTAGACTGCATACGATCCTTGAGAAGTTATTAGAGGATTTATCGTTTGAGGCGCCAGAATTGACGCTAGACAAGATGACGATTACGCCAGAGTATGTCCGTGAGAAATTAGGGGATATTGCACAGAATCGTGATCTCAGTCAGTATATACTGTGA
- the trmFO gene encoding FADH(2)-oxidizing methylenetetrahydrofolate--tRNA-(uracil(54)-C(5))-methyltransferase TrmFO, which produces MSEQQRVTVIGAGLAGSEAAWQIASQGVPVTLYEMRPVQKTPAHHTDKFAELVCSNSLRANGLSNAVGVIKEEMRMLNSLIIGAADRNAVPAGGALAVDRDGFGDEITNTLRNHPLIEVRNEEVQEIPQDGITVIATGPLTSPSLSAQIKGLLGEEYFYFYDAAAPIIEKDSIDMNKVYLASRYDKGEAAYLNCPMTEEEFNVFYDALISAETAALKEFEKEIYFEGCMPIEVMMKRGKQTALFGPMKPVGLVNPHTGQLPHAVVQLRQDNAAGTLYNMVGFQTHLKWGEQKRVFSLIPGLENAEFVRYGVMHRNTFVNSPRLLRPTYQFKGRDNLFFAGQMTGVEGYVESAASGLIAGLNAARYAKQQECLVFPQESTLGSMAHYITNADPEHFQPMNANFGLVPPLEKRIRNKKEKNEMIANRALDTVRNFAQEHQLIYT; this is translated from the coding sequence TTGTCAGAACAACAAAGAGTTACCGTCATCGGAGCAGGATTAGCAGGAAGTGAAGCGGCGTGGCAGATCGCGAGTCAAGGTGTACCCGTTACATTATATGAAATGCGCCCTGTGCAAAAAACACCAGCGCATCATACAGATAAATTTGCAGAGCTCGTATGCAGTAACTCGCTGCGCGCAAACGGACTCAGTAACGCGGTGGGTGTGATTAAAGAAGAAATGCGTATGTTGAACTCCCTTATTATTGGTGCGGCTGATCGCAATGCTGTACCTGCTGGAGGAGCCTTAGCGGTAGACCGCGATGGTTTCGGAGATGAGATCACGAATACGCTGCGTAATCATCCACTGATCGAAGTTCGCAATGAAGAAGTGCAAGAAATCCCGCAGGATGGCATCACCGTGATCGCTACGGGACCTTTAACTTCACCAAGTCTCTCTGCACAAATTAAAGGATTGCTAGGGGAAGAATATTTCTACTTCTACGATGCTGCAGCGCCAATCATCGAGAAGGATTCCATCGACATGAACAAGGTGTACCTTGCTTCGCGTTATGATAAAGGGGAGGCTGCATACCTCAATTGCCCCATGACGGAAGAGGAATTTAATGTTTTCTATGATGCCTTGATATCGGCTGAGACAGCAGCGCTCAAAGAGTTTGAGAAAGAAATTTATTTTGAAGGCTGTATGCCGATTGAAGTCATGATGAAACGTGGGAAGCAGACGGCGCTGTTCGGCCCAATGAAACCGGTTGGTCTTGTGAACCCGCACACCGGACAACTTCCTCATGCTGTTGTTCAGCTTCGTCAAGACAACGCTGCAGGCACCCTTTATAATATGGTCGGTTTCCAGACACATTTGAAATGGGGCGAACAGAAGCGGGTCTTCTCCCTCATTCCTGGGCTTGAGAATGCTGAATTTGTTCGCTATGGCGTTATGCACCGCAACACGTTCGTTAACTCGCCGAGATTGCTAAGACCGACTTACCAGTTCAAAGGGCGGGATAATCTCTTCTTTGCTGGACAAATGACAGGCGTTGAAGGTTATGTAGAATCTGCGGCTTCCGGTCTGATTGCAGGGCTTAATGCGGCTCGTTATGCGAAGCAGCAGGAATGCCTTGTTTTCCCGCAAGAATCTACACTTGGAAGTATGGCGCATTACATCACGAATGCAGATCCTGAGCATTTCCAACCGATGAATGCAAATTTCGGGCTTGTTCCTCCGCTGGAGAAACGTATTCGTAATAAGAAAGAAAAGAACGAAATGATTGCGAATCGAGCGCTCGATACGGTCCGTAATTTTGCACAAGAGCACCAACTCATTTATACTTAA
- the fliG gene encoding flagellar motor switch protein FliG, with the protein MARNQNQGYQVLTGRQKAAILLISLGPEVSAQIFKHLREDEIEQLTLEIANMRKVDSTEKESILAEFHQICLAQEYITQGGITYAKEILEKALGSQKAIEVINRLTATLQVRPFDFARKADPAQILNFLQNENAQTIALVLSYLQFEQAAVILSSLPQEKQAEVARRVAIMDSTSPEVISQVERVLEQKLSSTVTQDYTNAGGIESIVQILNGVDRGTERTILDSLEIQDPELAEEIKKRMFVFEDIVNVDNRSIQRIIRDIENSDLQLALKVASEEVRDVIFRNMSKRMADTFKEEMEFMGPVRLRDVEEAQTRIVATIRRLEEAGEIIIARGGGDDIIV; encoded by the coding sequence GTGGCAAGAAATCAGAATCAAGGCTATCAAGTGTTAACAGGGCGTCAGAAAGCGGCGATTCTGCTCATTTCTCTCGGTCCGGAAGTATCGGCACAAATTTTTAAACATTTAAGAGAAGATGAAATCGAACAACTTACGCTAGAGATTGCGAATATGCGCAAAGTGGATAGTACGGAAAAGGAATCCATTCTAGCGGAATTCCATCAGATTTGTCTCGCTCAAGAATATATTACGCAGGGCGGTATCACTTATGCGAAGGAGATACTAGAGAAAGCGCTTGGTTCGCAAAAAGCGATTGAAGTCATTAATCGATTGACGGCGACGTTGCAAGTTCGTCCATTTGACTTCGCGCGTAAAGCAGATCCAGCACAAATCTTGAACTTCTTGCAGAACGAAAATGCTCAGACCATTGCATTAGTATTATCCTATTTGCAATTCGAACAGGCTGCTGTCATTCTATCTTCGTTGCCGCAAGAGAAGCAGGCTGAAGTTGCAAGACGCGTTGCGATTATGGACAGTACATCACCAGAAGTGATTAGTCAGGTTGAACGTGTCCTTGAACAGAAGCTATCTTCGACGGTTACGCAGGATTACACAAATGCTGGCGGGATCGAGTCGATCGTACAAATCCTTAACGGGGTTGACCGTGGTACAGAGAGAACGATTTTGGATTCCTTGGAAATTCAAGATCCAGAGCTTGCAGAAGAGATCAAGAAACGGATGTTCGTCTTTGAAGATATTGTTAATGTCGATAATCGTTCCATTCAGCGTATTATTCGCGATATTGAGAACTCCGACTTACAGCTTGCGCTTAAAGTGGCGAGTGAAGAGGTACGTGATGTTATTTTCCGGAATATGTCCAAGCGGATGGCGGATACATTCAAGGAAGAAATGGAATTCATGGGACCTGTGCGATTGCGTGACGTTGAGGAAGCTCAGACCCGCATCGTAGCAACGATTCGCCGTCTGGAAGAAGCCGGAGAGATTATTATCGCTCGCGGTGGAGGAGATGATATCATTGTCTAA
- the fliF gene encoding flagellar basal-body MS-ring/collar protein FliF: protein MNEKFVQYRDKVTQFWGQFGKKQKVLFLSVIGILLVVIVLLTYQFSKVEYETAFRDLNEVDAAAVMQNLDASGIPYKLSADGKSISVPSASASKVRIDIASQGIVKNGSLGFGAFTDSSSTFGSTDREFDVKYKNALNGEIQQLLNRMQGVSDSKVVVNLPRESVFAGMEEQEAASASVSLKFKPGYRPSQESVDSYFNLIKTAVPNLALDNITVTSDEGELLSSMKNGNATMSSAIEEQMQIRKKFENDVRSSVKQFLGRWYSPDKIEVLVGASINFDKKNSEQKLVEPVNKDEIKGIEISVQESQKTYSGKDSQAGGVAGTGAQEIPGYPGSDNSGQSNSEESSKTTNYDVNRITNQIQSSPFSVKDLSVNVAIEPPNGDLAAFTPEKKKEIETMLVNFVRSKLADSGLDYSDDVLAKKVSVIAQNFGSTAAAAEKATLTNTLWIGGGVLALALLAGIGFMVYRRKKKQQEEFEDIPLQPAMEFPSIDLDNVTNENQVRKQLETLAKKKPDEFVNLLRSWLADESR, encoded by the coding sequence GTGAACGAGAAGTTTGTCCAGTATCGAGATAAAGTGACTCAATTCTGGGGTCAATTCGGGAAAAAGCAAAAAGTATTGTTTTTATCAGTAATCGGCATTCTGCTCGTCGTCATTGTCCTATTAACATATCAATTCTCGAAGGTGGAGTACGAGACTGCTTTCAGAGATTTGAATGAAGTCGATGCTGCAGCAGTGATGCAGAATTTGGATGCAAGCGGTATTCCTTACAAGCTTAGCGCCGATGGCAAATCGATCTCTGTTCCTAGCGCATCGGCTTCTAAAGTGAGAATTGATATCGCATCACAAGGGATCGTAAAGAACGGGTCTTTGGGTTTTGGTGCATTTACGGATAGCTCTTCGACATTCGGTTCTACGGATCGTGAGTTCGATGTGAAGTACAAAAATGCGCTCAATGGCGAAATTCAACAATTATTGAATCGGATGCAAGGTGTCAGTGATTCGAAAGTGGTTGTAAATTTACCGCGTGAAAGCGTCTTTGCAGGTATGGAAGAGCAAGAAGCTGCATCGGCGTCGGTGAGTCTTAAATTCAAGCCTGGTTATCGACCAAGTCAAGAATCTGTGGATTCCTACTTCAATCTCATTAAGACTGCTGTTCCTAATCTAGCACTAGATAACATCACCGTGACAAGTGATGAAGGTGAGTTGTTGTCTTCCATGAAGAACGGTAATGCAACGATGTCTAGCGCGATTGAAGAACAAATGCAGATTCGTAAAAAATTCGAGAACGATGTTCGCTCCAGCGTGAAGCAGTTCTTAGGCCGCTGGTATTCTCCAGACAAAATTGAAGTGCTTGTCGGGGCGTCGATCAATTTCGATAAGAAGAACTCTGAACAAAAACTTGTTGAACCTGTAAATAAAGACGAGATCAAAGGGATAGAAATCAGTGTTCAAGAATCTCAAAAAACTTACAGCGGCAAAGATAGTCAAGCTGGCGGGGTTGCTGGGACAGGAGCACAAGAAATCCCAGGTTACCCTGGTAGTGACAATAGCGGTCAGTCAAATTCGGAAGAAAGCTCCAAAACGACCAACTATGATGTGAATCGTATCACGAACCAAATTCAATCCAGTCCGTTTTCGGTTAAAGATTTGAGCGTCAATGTTGCAATCGAACCGCCTAATGGTGATCTAGCGGCCTTTACGCCGGAGAAGAAGAAAGAAATTGAGACGATGCTTGTCAATTTCGTTCGTTCGAAGCTAGCAGATTCAGGTCTTGATTATTCAGACGATGTATTAGCCAAAAAGGTTTCAGTTATTGCACAAAATTTTGGTTCGACAGCTGCAGCAGCGGAAAAAGCGACATTAACCAACACATTATGGATTGGTGGAGGGGTGCTTGCTCTAGCATTACTCGCTGGGATCGGATTCATGGTGTATCGACGCAAAAAGAAACAGCAGGAAGAGTTCGAAGATATTCCGTTACAACCAGCAATGGAATTCCCTTCGATTGATCTTGATAATGTAACGAATGAGAACCAAGTTCGAAAACAATTAGAAACCCTTGCCAAGAAAAAACCAGATGAGTTTGTTAATTTGTTACGTTCTTGGTTAGCAGATGAATCGAGGTGA
- the codY gene encoding GTP-sensing pleiotropic transcriptional regulator CodY: protein MTLLANTRALNKLLQRADGKAVNFREMSEILRDAIQANIYVVSQKGKVLGYGVMDESDLHALEQTANDVRIPEEINQLLLSFDNTARNTDAGMQNQEGLNQISAFFSHSIVTVVPIIGRGERIGTIVLTSPKALFQDDDLVLAEFGSAIVGMEISRDLADEHEVETRNKSAVLSAVNSLTYSELDAVEHIVHELTGNEGLLVASKVADRAGITRSVIVNALRKLEGAGVIETRSLGMKGTYIKIINDQFISHITR, encoded by the coding sequence GTGACATTACTCGCCAACACACGTGCTTTGAACAAACTGCTGCAGCGTGCAGATGGCAAGGCTGTCAATTTCCGTGAAATGTCGGAGATCCTGCGAGATGCCATTCAGGCCAATATCTATGTTGTGAGCCAAAAAGGCAAAGTACTTGGATATGGGGTCATGGATGAGTCGGATTTACACGCCCTGGAGCAGACAGCAAATGATGTGCGTATTCCAGAAGAAATCAATCAATTGCTTCTTTCTTTTGACAATACGGCAAGAAACACCGATGCAGGGATGCAGAATCAAGAAGGATTGAATCAAATTTCGGCATTTTTCTCCCATTCGATTGTAACTGTTGTTCCAATAATAGGTCGCGGGGAAAGAATTGGTACTATTGTACTAACGAGTCCAAAAGCACTGTTTCAGGATGATGATCTCGTTTTGGCGGAATTTGGATCTGCTATTGTGGGAATGGAAATTAGTCGAGACCTTGCTGACGAGCATGAAGTCGAGACTCGCAATAAGTCTGCAGTGCTATCTGCGGTCAATTCGCTCACTTACAGCGAACTGGATGCGGTCGAACATATTGTCCATGAATTAACAGGTAACGAGGGGTTGCTTGTGGCGTCCAAAGTTGCGGACCGCGCGGGAATAACCCGTTCCGTTATTGTCAACGCGCTGCGCAAGCTGGAAGGTGCGGGCGTCATCGAGACACGTTCACTCGGAATGAAAGGGACCTATATTAAGATCATCAATGACCAATTTATAAGTCATATTACCCGTTAA
- the fliJ gene encoding flagellar export protein FliJ — MAVRFHYPFQKVVDLKESEKTQAEWVLSASIGKLQQVTSVLHQLESEKENALESIQEATVACCVSSLQSMQTYLSRIEQSIRNQLKDVQVAKTDVERNQLHLTDKMKDEQVWQQARERAKERFRYEMQLREQNELDEMATVRFSLSAR; from the coding sequence ATGGCAGTGCGGTTTCATTACCCTTTTCAAAAAGTGGTTGATCTGAAAGAAAGTGAAAAAACGCAGGCGGAATGGGTACTCTCTGCATCGATCGGTAAGCTGCAACAAGTTACTTCCGTCCTACATCAATTGGAATCTGAGAAAGAGAATGCGTTAGAGTCTATCCAAGAAGCGACGGTGGCTTGTTGTGTATCGAGTCTACAATCGATGCAGACTTATCTTAGTCGGATCGAGCAATCCATTCGGAATCAATTGAAGGATGTTCAAGTGGCAAAGACCGATGTCGAACGTAATCAATTGCATTTGACAGACAAAATGAAAGATGAGCAAGTGTGGCAACAAGCGAGAGAAAGAGCTAAAGAACGGTTTCGTTATGAAATGCAGCTTCGCGAGCAAAATGAGCTTGATGAAATGGCGACCGTGCGCTTTTCCTTGTCGGCTCGTTAA
- the fliI gene encoding flagellar protein export ATPase FliI, protein MIMLNADRYIEHLKHIDPIRVNGKVTQVIGLTVESEGPDASIGEVCYIYPTKAAQPLKAEVVGFRDNKVILMPLGELHSIGPGCDVVGTGKPLTVQVGSELLGKVLDGLGQPLDQSHLPSRMAHYSTHNVPSNPLKRPRVAEPIGTGVRAIDGLLTMGKGQRVGIFAGSGVGKSTLLGMVARNTSADVNVIALIGERGREVLDFIERDLGPEGLARSVVIVATSDQPALIRIKGALIATTIAEYFRDRGLNVMLMMDSVTRYAMAMREVGLAIGEPPATRGYTPSVFASLPKLLERAGTGPTGSITAFYTVLVDGDDMNEPIADAVRGILDGHIVLNRSIAHKGHFPAIDVMASISRVMKDIVDSEHTSAAENLKRLLAVYKESEDLINIGAYQRGSNAQIDMSLEYIEAIWSYTKQKVDEKVTYQDAHEQLVMQFGAS, encoded by the coding sequence ATGATCATGCTTAATGCGGACCGATACATAGAACATTTGAAACACATCGATCCCATTCGCGTGAATGGGAAGGTAACGCAGGTCATTGGGTTAACGGTTGAATCGGAAGGACCGGATGCGAGCATCGGAGAAGTCTGCTACATCTATCCTACGAAGGCAGCGCAACCTCTAAAGGCTGAAGTTGTTGGTTTTCGTGATAATAAAGTTATCCTCATGCCGCTCGGTGAACTCCACTCGATCGGGCCTGGATGTGATGTGGTTGGTACAGGGAAGCCGCTAACGGTTCAAGTTGGATCTGAGCTGCTCGGCAAAGTTCTGGACGGCCTTGGACAACCCCTTGATCAATCCCATCTACCAAGTCGTATGGCACACTATTCGACGCATAATGTACCATCCAATCCACTCAAGCGACCTCGTGTAGCGGAGCCGATTGGAACGGGAGTTCGTGCAATCGATGGATTGCTTACGATGGGGAAAGGCCAGCGTGTCGGTATTTTTGCCGGTTCAGGTGTAGGGAAGAGTACCTTGCTTGGTATGGTGGCACGGAATACATCAGCGGATGTCAATGTCATTGCATTAATCGGGGAACGGGGTAGAGAGGTGCTCGATTTTATCGAACGCGACCTTGGACCTGAAGGGCTAGCTCGTTCAGTTGTTATTGTAGCGACTTCGGATCAACCAGCATTGATTCGAATAAAAGGCGCTTTAATCGCAACGACGATCGCAGAATATTTCCGTGATCGCGGATTGAATGTCATGCTGATGATGGACTCTGTGACGCGTTATGCGATGGCGATGCGTGAAGTTGGACTTGCGATCGGCGAACCGCCAGCGACACGTGGATATACTCCATCGGTTTTTGCGAGTCTACCGAAACTGCTAGAGCGTGCAGGTACAGGGCCTACAGGATCAATCACCGCGTTCTACACGGTTCTGGTGGATGGGGATGACATGAATGAACCTATCGCCGATGCTGTACGGGGGATCCTCGATGGTCATATCGTGCTGAATCGTTCCATTGCACATAAAGGACATTTTCCTGCGATTGACGTTATGGCGAGCATTAGTAGGGTTATGAAGGACATCGTGGATTCTGAACATACGAGTGCAGCGGAGAATTTGAAGCGTCTGCTCGCGGTATACAAAGAATCGGAAGATCTTATTAATATTGGTGCTTATCAGCGCGGTTCCAATGCTCAAATTGATATGTCGCTTGAGTATATTGAAGCGATTTGGAGTTATACGAAGCAAAAGGTCGATGAGAAAGTCACTTATCAGGATGCGCATGAACAGTTAGTCATGCAATTCGGAGCGAGTTAA